One window of Triplophysa rosa linkage group LG8, Trosa_1v2, whole genome shotgun sequence genomic DNA carries:
- the smpdl3b gene encoding acid sphingomyelinase-like phosphodiesterase 3b, with amino-acid sequence MDICGPCSITALISDSLDLRRISGKFTMACVWKIILLNIFIVYGGCKVLTGHFWHITDLHWDPSYGLGSENSASVCASSGDRPTPNAGKFGDYLCDSSWALINSSIHAMKYILSDPDFIVWTGDDTPHVPDEHLGEESVLSIIGNLTQIIKALFPNTKVYSALGNHDYHPKSQMPPEQNNIYEQTANLWHDWLHPASKETFKRGGYYTEKLLNQTGLRVVVLNTNLYYDQNKLTENMKDPADQFSWADQVLSDAAKNNEKVYLIGHVPPGFFEKKRHKPWFREEFNKRYIDLIQKHHAVILGQFFGHHHTDSFRMFYSPNVSPIGVMLLTPGVTPWKTTLPGVVDGANNPGIRVIEYDTKTLLVKDVVTYFLNLTFANVARSRWEKEYRLTEAFRVPDASPASMHHVIERISNEKCYLQKYYEFNSVSYDLTDCNSDCRIDHVCSMREVDFKDYEKCVLKEGTSATGPMLFTLILSLVLSLLYVGC; translated from the exons ATGGACATCTGTGGACCGTGTAGCATAACAGCACTTATATCAGACTCTTTGGATCTCAGACGCATTTCAGGAAAGTTCACAATGGCCTGTGTTTGGAAGATTATACTCCTCAACATTTTTATTGTCTATGGTGGATGCAAGGTTTTGACAG GTCATTTTTGGCACATCACAGACCTCCACTGGGATCCCTCTTATGGTTTAGGGAGTGAGAACTCTGCATCTGTTTGTGCCTCTAGTGGAGACCGTCCAACCCCAAACGCAGGAAAATTTGGAGATTATCTATGTGATTCATCATGGGCTCTGATAAACTCATCAATACATGCCATGAAATATATTCTGTCTGACCCGGACTTCATTGTGTGGACTGG GGACGATACACCTCATGTGCCAGATGAACATCTGGGTGAAGAATCCGTCCTGAGTATAATTGGCAACCTCACCCAGATCATAAAAGCTCTGTTTCCTA ACACCAAAGTTTACTCTGCTCTGGGGAATCATGACTACCATCCAAAGAGTCAGATGCCCCctgaacaaaacaacatttatgagCAAACCGCAAACCTGTGGCATGACTGGCTCCATCCTGCTTCTAAAGAAACCTTCAAAAGAG GTGGATATTACACAGAAAAGCTGCTGAATCAAACTGGTTTGAGAGTTGTGGTGCTAAACACTAACCTCTATTACGATCAGAACAAACTTACAGAAAACATGAAAGACCCTGCAGACCAGTTCAGCTGGGCTGATCAAGTCCTTAGTGATGCCGCCAAAAACAATGAAAAG GTTTATCTTATCGGTCACGTGCCTCCTGGCTTTTTTGAAAAGAAGCGACATAAGCCATGGTTCAGGGAAGAGTTCAATAAGCGCTATATTGATCTTATCCAGAAGCATCATGCTGTTATACTTGGACAGTTCTTTGGTCACCATCACACTGACAGCTTCCGCATGTTTTACAGCCCAAACG TATCTCCAATAGGTGTAATGCTCCTGACCCCAGGAGTGACACCCTGGAAAACAACTCTGCCAGGCGTCGTGGATGGCGCAAATAATCCTGGCATTCGAGTGATTGAGTATGACACCAAAACTCTTTTGGTGAAG GATGTCGTGACCTATTTCCTGAACCTGACTTTCGCAAATGTTGCACGGTCCCGTTGGGAGAAGGAGTACCGCCTGACAGAAGCATTTCGCGTGCCCGATGCCTCTCCTGCCTCAATGCACCATGTGATTGAGCGGATATCTAATGAGAAGTGTTATCTGCAGAAATATTATGAGTTCAACTCCGTCAGTTACGACCTCACAGATTGCAACAGTGACTGTCGAATCGATCATGTTTGCTCAATGCGGGAAGTTGATTTTAAGGACTATGAGAAATGTGTCTTAAAAGAGGGAACATCAGCAACTGGCCCAATGCTGTTTACTTTGATTCTATCTCTGGTGTTGAGCTTATTGTATGTTGGATGCTAA